The Anoplopoma fimbria isolate UVic2021 breed Golden Eagle Sablefish chromosome 5, Afim_UVic_2022, whole genome shotgun sequence genome contains a region encoding:
- the zgc:112285 gene encoding chymotrypsin-like elastase family member 2A, whose protein sequence is MALPGPPLLLLLSLLLPLLLSKASLPAAAYTLTPGRQPQHKLLHLDWPRDCGMAHFKPNMAERIVSGNEARPHSWPWQVSLQVRPRGSKHYIHVCGGTLIHKNWVLTAAHCFQKGKAEDAGSWRIVLGKHQLKRSEMAERTFPVKRIYRHENFRYPAHSELDYDIALVKAATDIVPSNFIRYACLPRKQTSLNPGHYCWVTGWGDTRGGKENVSLAEALNQARLPIIDYKTCRQKKFWGDRVRDSMICAGFRDTEGPPAACQGDSGGPLLCQQGQDQWEVHGVVSFGPIGCTVENKPSVFTRTAAYIPWIEATRIRDFFLH, encoded by the exons ATGGCTCTACCTGgacctcctctgctgctccttctgtctctgctgctgccgctgctgttGAGCAAGGCATCTCTGCCTGCAGCTGCATACACGCTCACCCCCGGACGACAGCCGCAGCACAAGCTCCTCCACCTGG ACTGGCCGAGGGACTGTGGAATGGCTCACTTCAAGCCCAACATGGCTGAGAGGATTGTGTCTGGAAACGAGGCCAGACCTCACTCCTGGCCCTGGCAGGTCTCTCTGCAG GTTCGTCCCAGGGGAAGTAAAcattacatccatgtctgtggAGGAACTCTCATCCACAAGAACTGGGTCCTTACTGCCGCTCACTGCTTCCAAAA AGGTAAAGCCGAGGATGCTGGGAGCTGGAGGATCGTCCTGGGGAAGCATCAACTGAAGCGCTCAGAGATGGCGGAGAGGACTTTCCCCGTGAAGAGAATCTACCGGCATGAGAACTTCCGCTACCCGGCTCACAGCGAGCTGGACTACGACATCGCCCTGGTGAAGGCTGCCACCGACATCGTCCCGTCTAACTTCATCCGCTACGCCTGCCTGCCGCGCAAGCAGACCAGCCTCAATCCTGGACACTACTGCTGGGTCACAGGCTGGGGAGACACCCGGG GCGGGAAGGAGAATGTGTCTCTCGCAGAAGCCCTGAATCAAGCCCGCCTGCCCATCATCGACTACAAGACCTGCCGGCAGAAGAAATTCTGGGGCGACCGCGTCCGAGACTCCATGATCTGTGCCGGGTTCAGGGACACTGAGGGTCCGCCTGCTGCCTGCCAG GGCGACTCTGGCGGTCCTCTGCTGTGCCAGCAGGGGCAGGACCAGTGGGAGGTTCACGGCGTGGTGAGCTTCGGCCCCATCGGCTGCACCGTGGAGAACAAACCCAGCGTTTTCACCCGCACCGCCGCCTACATCCCCTGGATCGAGGCCACGCGCATCAGGGACTTCTTCCTGCACTAA